A window of the Methanomassiliicoccales archaeon genome harbors these coding sequences:
- a CDS encoding type II secretion system F family protein has protein sequence MAKKEEILDMRELTKRKKDYSKLLLYGGLAVGAVFFLIGALDAIGGLQTGLLWIDYVAIGLMAICGPYGFYATYKHKKIKEIESRLPDFLRDVAEAGRFGMTLAEAVKVSSRGRYGGLTPEIRRMAAQIDWGVPAAEAMRLFAERVNTPLTNRMMSIIIKANDAGGNVADVLTMVAHDAREVMLSEDERRIAMATYTVVIYVSFIVFIATIFILNVTFLPKMVEAGTSITTGMAQTGGASSLPVSIQTEVIPTIQLIFIVSVVIHAFGDGILAGVLQDGRIANGMRHSFIMLLIGLIGTRVIGG, from the coding sequence ATGGCAAAGAAGGAAGAGATATTAGACATGCGGGAATTGACCAAGAGGAAAAAGGACTATTCCAAGCTGCTTCTCTATGGTGGCTTGGCAGTAGGCGCAGTTTTCTTCTTAATTGGAGCCTTGGACGCCATAGGCGGATTGCAAACAGGACTCCTTTGGATCGATTACGTTGCCATTGGTCTAATGGCCATATGCGGCCCTTATGGTTTCTATGCCACTTATAAACATAAGAAGATAAAGGAGATAGAGTCCCGTCTACCTGATTTCCTGCGCGATGTGGCCGAAGCTGGCAGATTCGGCATGACGCTCGCTGAAGCCGTGAAGGTATCATCGCGTGGAAGGTATGGAGGCCTGACGCCAGAGATAAGGAGAATGGCGGCGCAAATCGATTGGGGGGTACCGGCCGCGGAGGCAATGCGACTTTTCGCAGAGCGAGTCAACACACCTTTGACCAACCGTATGATGTCTATAATCATCAAGGCCAACGATGCGGGGGGAAATGTGGCTGATGTCCTGACCATGGTAGCGCATGACGCCAGAGAAGTCATGCTCTCCGAGGACGAGAGACGCATTGCCATGGCTACCTACACGGTCGTGATTTACGTTTCCTTCATCGTATTCATTGCCACCATTTTCATTCTCAATGTTACCTTCCTGCCTAAGATGGTGGAGGCAGGTACCTCCATCACTACCGGCATGGCGCAAACTGGAGGGGCATCGTCGCTACCTGTGAGCATACAAACGGAAGTAATCCCAACCATACAATTGATCTTCATCGTTTCGGTAGTCATACATGCCTTTGGGGACGGCATTCTTGCAGGAGTGCTCCAAGACGGAAGGATCGCGAATGGGATGAGGCACAGCTTCATAATGCTGCTGATAGGGCTGATAGGTACCAGAGTAATCGGAGGCTGA